TCTTTTCGTCGAGCCATAGCCTGAGCGATGATGCTGGCTGCAATCAATTGTAAGGCATGGTAAAGCATAAGTGGTAACAATACGATTCCGGTGATGGTACTGTGCTGAAAGAGTACTTTTGACATGACGGTACCATGCACCAATGATTTTTTAGATCCACAAAATAAGACTGTAATACGATCTTCAGTTGAAAAGCCAAACAAGCGGCTGAGTAGGCCGACACAAAAGAATACGGCAAAGAACAAAACCATCATCCCTGCTGCGAGTCCTATAAGTTCAAGGGCGGTGAAGCCCTCAAAAAGATGTTCGGAGAACGACTTGCAAAACGACGTATAAATAATAGTAAGGATAATCGCCTGATCGAAATATTTGAGCTGTTTCTTATATTTCTCGGCAATGGCACCAAAACGGGCGTTTAGGCTGATACCGATGATGACAGGCAACAGGACTTGAAGGACCAATTTGATGACGATATCACTCACATCAAAACTGCCTGTGGCTGAAGCGATGAACAGTCCAACCCATAGCGGCGTAACCACTACTCCGATCAGACTCGAAATACTGGCATTGAAAATAGCTGCCGGAATGTTGCCCTTGGCGATGGAAACCATGACTACGGAAGAAGAAACGGTGGACGGTAAAGCGGCCAGAAAAAATATACCCAACCAAAGTAGCTCGAAATCAGTGCCTATGAACAAAGGGCGGAATGCCAAAACGATAAGCGGAAAAAACAAAAAGGTGGTCAACTGGACGACAATGTGCATTTTCCAGTTGGCAAGTCCAGTTTTTAGCTTCTCTAAGCTCAGTCGCACTCCATAAAACAAGAAAATAAACGACACACCTACATTGGCAATCTGCTCCAGCGAGACAGGTTCCTTGATCATGCCCGGCTGGGGCAGAAAATAGGCCAGCAAGATCATGATGCCTATCATTAACAAAAAACCGTCGAGACCTGCTCTACTTAATACTTCTAATAACTTCTTCAATGTACTTTTAATATATTCTTAACCTTCAAATTCTTTACGGATGATTTCTGCTCCTGCGCTTAAAGCACTTAACTTCCCGCTTGCCACATTTCGGGACAAAGGTGCCATGCCACAGTTTGTTGAAGGGTAAAGATTTTCGACATCAACGAACTCGAGGGTTCTGCGCAAGGTAGCCGCGACCTCTTCCGGTGTTTCGATAGAGTTGGTTGCTACATCGATTGCACCGACCATTACTTTTTTGCCACGGACAAGTTCGATCAGATCAAACGGTACCTTCGAGTTATGGCACTCTAACGACACGATGTCAATATTGGATTTTTGGATTTTCGGGAAAATTTCTTCGTATTGGCGCCACTCTGAACCCAAAGTCTTCTTCCAATCATTATTGGCCTTTATTCCATAGCCGTAGCAGATATGTACCGCAGTTTCGCAGTTCAAACCTTCACTGGCTCTTTCCAGTGCTGCCATTCCCCAATCGTTAACCTCATCAAAGAACACATTAAATGCGGGTTCATCAAACTGGATAATGTCTACTCCTGCATCCTGCAGTTCCCTTGCTTCCTCATTGAGCAGTTTCGCAAATTCCCAGGCCAATTTTTCCCGGCTTTTGTAATGATCGTCAAACAGGGTATCCAC
The Sphingobacterium spiritivorum genome window above contains:
- a CDS encoding methionine synthase, producing the protein MIKKLLPTSIVGSLPKPAWLAPPEKLWSPWKLDGDQLLEGKQDALRIALQEQHLAGIDIISDGEQTRQHFVTTFIEHLSGVDFENRKIVKIRDRYDASVPVVVAEVARQKAVFVEDAKFLRKLTNKPIKWALPGPMTMVDTLFDDHYKSREKLAWEFAKLLNEEARELQDAGVDIIQFDEPAFNVFFDEVNDWGMAALERASEGLNCETAVHICYGYGIKANNDWKKTLGSEWRQYEEIFPKIQKSNIDIVSLECHNSKVPFDLIELVRGKKVMVGAIDVATNSIETPEEVAATLRRTLEFVDVENLYPSTNCGMAPLSRNVASGKLSALSAGAEIIRKEFEG
- a CDS encoding bile acid:sodium symporter family protein; translated protein: MKKLLEVLSRAGLDGFLLMIGIMILLAYFLPQPGMIKEPVSLEQIANVGVSFIFLFYGVRLSLEKLKTGLANWKMHIVVQLTTFLFFPLIVLAFRPLFIGTDFELLWLGIFFLAALPSTVSSSVVMVSIAKGNIPAAIFNASISSLIGVVVTPLWVGLFIASATGSFDVSDIVIKLVLQVLLPVIIGISLNARFGAIAEKYKKQLKYFDQAIILTIIYTSFCKSFSEHLFEGFTALELIGLAAGMMVLFFAVFFCVGLLSRLFGFSTEDRITVLFCGSKKSLVHGTVMSKVLFQHSTITGIVLLPLMLYHALQLIAASIIAQAMARRKEV